In Gossypium hirsutum isolate 1008001.06 chromosome D06, Gossypium_hirsutum_v2.1, whole genome shotgun sequence, one genomic interval encodes:
- the LOC107962412 gene encoding probable CCR4-associated factor 1 homolog 6 gives MSLLPKSDSIHIREVWDDNVEEEFALIREIVDDYPYVAMDTEFPGIVLRPVGYFKSSYDYHYQTLKDNVDMLKLVQLGLTFSDEKGNLPTCGTDKYCIWQFNFREFNVNKDVFANDSIELLRQSGIDFKKNNEKGIDAMRFGELLMSSGIVLNDNVHWVTFHSGYDFGYLLKLLTCQNLPDTQVGFFSLLNIYFPTLYDIKHLMKFCNSLHGGLNKLAELLEVERVGICHQAGSDSLLTACTFRKLKENFFSGSLEKYSGVLYGLGVENGQSTY, from the coding sequence ATGTCTTTATTGCCAAAGAGCGATTCAATTCATATCCGTGAGGTATGGGATGATAACGTTGAGGAAGAATTTGCTTTGATTCGTGAAATAGTTGATGATTATCCTTATGTTGCCATGGATACTGAATTCCCAGGCATTGTATTACGTCCCGTAGGTTATTTCAAAAGCAGTTATGATTATCACTATCAAACTTTGAAAGACAATGTTGATATGTTAAAACTTGTTCAATTAGGTCTTACTTTCTCAGATGAGAAAGGGAACTTACCTACATGTGGAACTGATAAATACTGCATTTGGCAATTCAATTTCCGCGAATTTAACGTCAACAAAGATGTGTTCGCTAATGATTCTATCGAGCTTTTAAGACAAAGTGGGATTGATTTCAAGAAAAACAATGAAAAGGGCATTGATGCAATGAGATTTGGTGAACTTTTAATGTCATCAGGGATTGTTTTGAATGACAATGTGCATTGGGTTACTTTCCATAGTGGTTACGATTTCGGGTATTTGCTTAAGCTCTTAACTTGCCAGAATTTGCCAGATACACAAGTTGGATTCTTTAGTTTGCTAAACATTTACTTTCCCACTTTGTATGATATCAAACATTTGATGAAGTTTTGCAATAGTTTGCACGGTGGATTGAATAAGCTCGCGGAGTTATTGGAAGTGGAAAGAGTTGGGATTTGTCATCAAGCAGGTTCAGATAGTTTGCTCACGGCTTGTACATTCAGGAAACTGAAGGAGAATTTCTTTAGTGGTTCGTTGGAAAAGTATTCCGGTGTGTTATATGGTTTAGGTGTTGAGAATGGACAGAGTACGTattga